The following proteins are co-located in the Escherichia fergusonii ATCC 35469 genome:
- the flgJ gene encoding flagellar assembly peptidoglycan hydrolase FlgJ: MISDSKLLASAAWDAQSLNELKAKAGKDPAANIRPVARQVEGMFVQMMLKSMREALPKDGLFSSEQTRLYTSMYDQQIAQQMTAGKGLGLAEMMVKQMTPEQPLPAQEALTVPMKFPLETVMSYQNKAITQLVQKAVPRNYSDSLPGDSKAFLAQLSLPAQLASQQSGVPHHLILAQAALESGWGQRQIRRENGEPSYNLFGVKASGNWKGPVTEITTTEYENGEAKKVKAKFRVYSSYLEALSDYVGLLTRNPRYAAVTKATSAEQGAQALQDAGYATDPDYARKLTSMIQQLKSISDKVSKTYSMSIDNLF, translated from the coding sequence ATGATTAGCGATAGCAAACTACTGGCGAGTGCAGCCTGGGATGCGCAATCGCTTAATGAACTGAAAGCAAAAGCGGGTAAAGATCCGGCGGCCAATATCCGTCCGGTTGCCCGCCAGGTGGAGGGGATGTTCGTGCAGATGATGCTAAAGAGCATGCGCGAAGCCTTGCCAAAAGACGGCTTATTCAGCAGCGAACAAACCCGCCTCTACACCAGTATGTATGACCAGCAGATAGCCCAACAGATGACGGCAGGGAAAGGTTTGGGGCTGGCTGAGATGATGGTGAAACAGATGACGCCAGAGCAGCCATTACCCGCACAAGAGGCCCTCACCGTACCGATGAAATTCCCGCTCGAAACCGTGATGAGTTATCAAAATAAGGCGATCACACAACTGGTGCAAAAAGCGGTACCACGCAACTACAGCGATTCGCTTCCTGGCGACAGCAAAGCGTTTCTTGCCCAACTCTCGTTGCCAGCACAACTGGCAAGCCAGCAAAGTGGAGTGCCGCATCATCTGATCCTCGCTCAGGCAGCACTGGAATCTGGCTGGGGGCAACGGCAAATTCGCCGCGAAAACGGCGAGCCAAGCTACAACTTGTTTGGCGTCAAAGCTTCTGGCAACTGGAAAGGACCGGTTACTGAAATTACCACTACCGAATATGAAAACGGCGAAGCGAAGAAAGTGAAGGCGAAGTTTCGTGTTTACAGCTCTTATCTCGAAGCATTGTCGGATTACGTTGGACTTTTAACGCGAAATCCGCGTTACGCGGCAGTCACGAAAGCGACCAGTGCTGAGCAGGGGGCACAGGCACTACAGGACGCAGGTTATGCTACCGATCCTGACTATGCCCGTAAATTAACCAGCATGATTCAGCAGCTGAAATCGATAAGCGATAAGGTCAGTAAAACCTACAGTATGAGCATCGATAATCTGTTTTGA
- the flgN gene encoding flagella biosynthesis chaperone FlgN, whose amino-acid sequence MSRLAEILDQMTTVLNELEVVMDNEQQQLCMGHINGSLLQRITEEKSSLLATLDYLEQQRRREQLTQQSANDDHAQRWQVITEKTRQLRELNQHNGWLLEDQIVRNQQALEVLKPYQEPTLYGANGQASSPHRGGKKFSV is encoded by the coding sequence ATGTCGCGCCTGGCCGAAATACTTGATCAAATGACCACCGTTCTCAATGAACTGGAAGTCGTCATGGATAATGAACAGCAGCAGCTTTGCATGGGGCATATCAACGGCAGCCTGCTGCAGCGGATCACTGAAGAAAAAAGCTCGCTTCTTGCAACGCTCGATTATCTTGAACAGCAAAGACGTCGAGAGCAGTTAACGCAACAGAGTGCCAATGACGATCACGCACAACGCTGGCAGGTTATTACGGAAAAAACCCGGCAACTGCGCGAACTCAATCAACATAATGGCTGGTTGCTGGAAGATCAGATTGTGCGCAATCAACAGGCGCTGGAGGTGTTGAAGCCTTATCAGGAACCGACACTCTATGGTGCAAATGGCCAGGCATCGTCGCCCCATCGCGGCGGCAAAAAATTCTCAGTTTAA
- the flgD gene encoding flagellar hook assembly protein FlgD, translating to MSIAVTMNDASNNGVSNTSNNSLTGGNAADLQSSFLTLLVAQLKNQDPTNPMENNELTSQLAQISTVSGIEKLNTTLGAISGQIDNSQSLQASSLIGHGVMIPGTTILAGKGTDEAAVTTTTPFGVELQQSADKVTATITDKNGVVIRTIDIGELKAGVHSFTWDGTLTDGSTAPNGSYNVAISASNGGTQLVAQPLQFALVQGVIRGNNGNTLDLGTYGTTTLDEVRQII from the coding sequence ATGTCTATCGCCGTAACGATGAATGACGCGAGCAATAACGGCGTCTCTAACACCAGCAACAACTCACTGACTGGCGGCAATGCCGCAGATTTACAGAGCAGTTTTCTTACTTTGCTGGTGGCACAACTTAAAAATCAGGATCCAACGAATCCCATGGAGAATAACGAGCTGACTTCTCAGCTCGCACAAATCAGTACCGTCAGTGGCATTGAAAAACTCAACACCACTCTGGGCGCTATCTCCGGGCAGATTGATAACAGCCAGTCTTTACAAGCCAGTTCCCTGATTGGTCATGGGGTGATGATCCCTGGCACGACAATCCTTGCAGGGAAGGGAACAGATGAGGCTGCTGTAACCACAACCACGCCATTTGGGGTAGAGCTACAACAGTCCGCAGACAAAGTCACAGCCACCATTACCGATAAAAATGGTGTCGTGATACGCACGATCGATATCGGTGAGTTAAAGGCGGGGGTTCATAGCTTCACCTGGGATGGCACGCTGACCGATGGCAGCACCGCGCCCAATGGTTCTTATAACGTAGCGATCAGCGCCAGCAACGGTGGTACGCAACTGGTTGCTCAGCCACTGCAGTTTGCTCTGGTTCAGGGGGTGATTCGCGGCAATAACGGTAACACGCTGGATCTCGGCACTTACGGTACTACCACCCTCGACGAAGTACGGCAGATCATTTAA
- the flgF gene encoding flagellar basal-body rod protein FlgF, whose translation MDHAIYTAMGAASQTLNQQAVTASNLANASTPGFRAQLNALRAVPVEGLSLPTRTLVTASTPGADMTPGKMDYTQRPLDVALQQDGWLAVQTADGSEGYTRNGSIQVDPGGQLTIQGHPVIGEAGPIAVPEGAEITIAADGTISALNPGDPANTVAPVGKLKLVKASDNEVQRGDDGIFRLSAESQATRGPVLQADPSLRVMSGVLEGSNVNAVSAMSDMIANARRFEMQMKVISSVDDNEGRANQLLSMS comes from the coding sequence ATGGATCACGCAATCTATACCGCGATGGGCGCTGCCAGTCAGACGCTGAATCAACAGGCAGTGACCGCCAGCAATCTGGCGAATGCCTCCACACCTGGTTTTCGCGCCCAGTTAAACGCCTTGCGTGCAGTGCCTGTTGAAGGACTTTCCCTGCCGACGCGCACGCTGGTGACGGCCTCTACGCCGGGAGCAGATATGACGCCAGGTAAGATGGATTACACCCAGCGTCCTCTGGATGTCGCATTACAGCAGGACGGCTGGCTGGCCGTGCAGACCGCCGATGGTAGCGAGGGGTATACGCGTAACGGCAGCATTCAGGTTGATCCTGGCGGACAACTGACGATTCAGGGGCATCCGGTGATTGGCGAGGCAGGACCGATTGCTGTGCCGGAAGGAGCAGAAATCACCATCGCGGCCGATGGCACCATTTCGGCGCTCAATCCGGGCGATCCGGCAAATACCGTCGCGCCAGTCGGGAAGTTAAAACTGGTGAAAGCCTCGGACAATGAAGTGCAGCGTGGTGATGACGGTATATTCCGTTTAAGCGCGGAAAGCCAGGCCACGCGTGGACCGGTGTTGCAGGCTGATCCGTCGTTACGGGTGATGTCGGGGGTGCTGGAAGGCAGCAATGTTAATGCTGTTTCAGCAATGAGCGACATGATTGCCAACGCACGGCGTTTTGAAATGCAGATGAAGGTAATAAGCAGCGTCGATGACAACGAAGGCCGCGCCAACCAACTGCTGTCGATGAGTTAA
- the flgC gene encoding flagellar basal body rod protein FlgC → MALLNIFDIAGSALTAQSQRLNVAASNLANADSVTGPDGQPYRAKHVVFQVDNAPGAATGGVKVAGVVESQAPDKLVYEPGNPLADANGYVKMPNVDVVGEMVNTMSASRSYQANVEVLNTVKSMMLKTLTLGQ, encoded by the coding sequence ATGGCACTGCTGAATATTTTTGATATCGCCGGTTCGGCATTAACGGCACAGTCGCAGCGTCTTAACGTAGCAGCAAGTAACCTGGCGAATGCAGACAGCGTGACAGGGCCAGACGGTCAACCTTATCGTGCAAAACACGTGGTTTTCCAGGTTGATAATGCGCCTGGAGCGGCAACCGGTGGGGTAAAAGTTGCGGGTGTTGTCGAAAGTCAGGCACCGGATAAGTTGGTTTATGAGCCGGGTAATCCCCTGGCAGACGCTAACGGATACGTGAAGATGCCTAATGTTGATGTGGTGGGGGAAATGGTCAACACCATGTCAGCTTCACGCAGCTACCAGGCCAACGTTGAAGTGCTGAATACCGTGAAAAGTATGATGCTGAAAACTTTGACGCTGGGTCAATAA
- the flgB gene encoding flagellar basal body rod protein FlgB — MLDRLDAALRFQQEALNLRAQRQEVLAANIANADTPGYQARDLDFASELKKIMVRGRNEAQGVSLTLTSTQHIPAQALTAPGAELLYRVPDQPSLDGNTVDMDRERTQFADNSLRYQMGLTVLGGQIKSMMNVLQSGN, encoded by the coding sequence ATGCTCGATAGACTCGATGCCGCTTTACGTTTTCAACAAGAAGCACTGAATCTACGCGCGCAGCGCCAGGAAGTGCTGGCGGCGAATATTGCCAATGCCGACACACCAGGTTATCAGGCGCGTGACCTCGATTTTGCCAGTGAATTAAAAAAAATCATGGTTCGTGGTCGTAATGAAGCGCAAGGCGTTTCTTTAACGCTGACATCGACGCAGCACATTCCCGCTCAGGCGTTGACTGCACCTGGTGCTGAGTTGCTCTACCGCGTTCCCGACCAACCTTCTCTGGATGGCAATACCGTCGATATGGATCGTGAGCGTACCCAGTTTGCCGATAACAGCCTGAGATACCAGATGGGATTGACCGTTCTGGGTGGGCAAATCAAAAGCATGATGAACGTATTACAGAGCGGAAATTAA
- the flgK gene encoding flagellar hook-associated protein FlgK, with product MSSLINNAMSGLSAAQAALNTASNNISSYNVAGYTRQTTIMAQANSTLGAGGWVGNGVYVSGVQREYDAFITNQLRAAQTQSSGLTTRYEQMSKIDNLLSSETNNVSTSLQGFFTSLQTLVSNAEDPAARQALIGKADGLVNQFKTTDQYLRDQDKQVNIAIGASVDQINNYAKQIASLNDQISRLTGVGAGASPNDLLDQRDQLVSELNKVVGVEVSVQDGGTYNITMANGYSLVQGSSARQLAAVPSHADPSRVTVAYVDATAGEIEIPEKLLTSGTLGGMLTFRSQDLDQSRNTLGQLALAFADAFNKQHQAGFDATGAKGEDFFAIGKPLVLSNTQNNSDAAIKAEVINGSQVLATDYTITWQGAGKWQVTRLVSNTSFTVEPDAAGNVEFDGLKLTFSGTPKDNNSFTLKPVSDAVVNMDVKVKDESQIALAQEAGAGDSDNRNGQKLLDLQSNGKTVGGAKSFNDAYATLVSDVGNKTATLKTSSTTQNNVVTQLSNQQQSISGVNLDEEYGNLQRFQQYYLANAQVLQTANTLFDALINIR from the coding sequence ATGTCCAGCTTGATCAATAACGCCATGAGCGGACTTAGCGCGGCCCAGGCGGCGCTGAATACGGCGAGTAATAATATTTCCAGCTATAACGTTGCTGGCTATACACGGCAAACCACCATTATGGCGCAGGCTAACAGCACGCTGGGTGCTGGTGGTTGGGTTGGTAATGGCGTCTACGTTTCAGGCGTACAGCGTGAGTATGATGCTTTTATTACCAACCAGTTACGCGCGGCACAGACCCAAAGCAGCGGCCTGACTACGCGTTATGAACAGATGTCGAAAATCGACAATTTACTCTCCAGCGAAACCAACAACGTATCGACCTCATTACAAGGTTTCTTTACCAGCCTGCAAACGCTGGTCAGCAATGCAGAAGATCCCGCTGCCCGTCAGGCTCTGATTGGTAAAGCGGACGGCCTGGTGAATCAGTTTAAAACCACAGATCAGTATCTTCGCGATCAAGACAAACAGGTCAATATTGCGATAGGTGCCAGTGTTGATCAGATCAACAATTACGCGAAACAGATTGCCAGCCTGAATGATCAGATATCACGGCTGACAGGCGTGGGTGCAGGAGCATCACCGAATGATTTGCTGGATCAACGCGATCAACTGGTGAGCGAGCTCAACAAAGTTGTTGGTGTTGAAGTCAGTGTTCAGGATGGTGGTACTTATAACATCACCATGGCTAACGGCTATTCGCTGGTACAGGGTAGCAGCGCACGGCAACTGGCTGCGGTGCCTTCTCATGCTGATCCTTCTCGTGTGACGGTCGCGTATGTTGATGCAACTGCCGGAGAGATCGAAATCCCTGAAAAGTTGCTTACCAGCGGTACGTTAGGTGGAATGTTGACTTTCCGTTCGCAGGACCTGGATCAATCGCGTAATACTCTGGGGCAACTGGCGTTGGCTTTTGCTGATGCTTTCAATAAGCAGCACCAGGCAGGGTTTGATGCGACTGGGGCGAAAGGTGAAGACTTCTTTGCCATTGGCAAACCTTTGGTTTTGAGCAATACACAAAATAACAGTGATGCTGCAATAAAAGCTGAAGTGATTAACGGATCACAAGTGCTGGCTACAGATTACACAATTACCTGGCAGGGCGCAGGCAAATGGCAGGTGACACGACTGGTGAGTAATACCAGCTTCACTGTCGAGCCGGATGCTGCCGGAAATGTTGAGTTTGACGGTCTGAAACTGACTTTCAGTGGAACACCGAAAGATAACAACAGTTTCACCCTCAAACCAGTGAGCGATGCAGTGGTAAACATGGATGTCAAAGTGAAAGACGAATCACAAATCGCATTAGCTCAGGAAGCAGGCGCCGGGGATAGCGATAATCGTAATGGTCAAAAACTGCTGGATTTACAGAGTAATGGTAAAACAGTGGGCGGGGCAAAATCGTTTAACGATGCATATGCCACACTGGTCAGTGATGTTGGTAACAAAACGGCTACGCTGAAAACCAGTAGCACCACACAAAATAACGTGGTTACCCAACTTTCAAATCAACAACAGTCAATCTCCGGCGTTAACCTCGACGAAGAGTACGGTAATTTACAACGTTTTCAACAGTATTACCTGGCAAATGCGCAAGTCTTACAGACCGCGAATACGTTGTTTGACGCTCTGATTAATATTCGTTAA
- the flgM gene encoding flagellar biosynthesis anti-sigma factor FlgM, whose translation MSIDRTSPLNPVSNVQPRETTDPAVAKTRAEKSTTTNSTSVNLSSAQKELMQPSTSDINSERVEALKAAIRNGELKMDTGKIADALIRETQSYLQSN comes from the coding sequence ATGAGTATTGATCGCACTTCCCCTTTAAATCCGGTTAGCAATGTACAACCGCGAGAAACAACTGATCCAGCAGTAGCCAAAACACGTGCGGAAAAGTCCACGACCACGAATAGCACCAGCGTAAATCTAAGCAGCGCGCAGAAAGAGTTAATGCAACCCAGCACCAGCGATATCAATAGCGAACGCGTTGAGGCGTTAAAAGCAGCCATTCGCAATGGTGAATTAAAGATGGATACCGGGAAGATTGCTGATGCGCTGATCCGCGAAACTCAGAGCTATTTACAGAGTAATTAA
- the flgE gene encoding flagellar hook protein FlgE produces MAFSQAVSGLNAAATNLDVIGNNIANSATYGFKSGTASFADMFAGSKVGLGVKVAGITQDFTDGTTTNTGRGLDIAISQNGFFRLVDSNGSVFYSRNGQFKLDENRNLVNMQGLQLTGYPAAGTPPTIQQGANPTNISIPNTLMAAKTTTTAAMQINLNSSDPLPTVKAFDASNADSYNKKGSVTVFDSQGNAHDMSVYFVKTKDNTWQVYTQDSSDAASQATQATTLEFNANGMLVKGETANITTGAINGAVPATFSLSFLNSMQQNTGANNIVATTQNGYKPGDLVSYQINDDGTVVGNYSNEQTQLLGQIVLANFANNEGLASEGDNVWSATQASGVALLGTAGTGNFGTLTNGALEASNVDLSKELVNMIVAQRNYQSNAQTIKTQDQILNTLVNLR; encoded by the coding sequence ATGGCCTTTTCACAAGCGGTTAGCGGTTTAAATGCTGCCGCCACAAATCTCGATGTCATTGGCAACAATATCGCCAACTCCGCCACCTATGGCTTTAAATCCGGTACGGCGTCTTTTGCAGACATGTTTGCCGGTTCTAAAGTGGGGCTGGGGGTAAAGGTTGCCGGAATTACCCAGGACTTTACGGATGGCACCACCACCAATACCGGGCGAGGGCTGGATATCGCCATCAGTCAGAACGGTTTTTTCCGTCTGGTAGACAGCAACGGTTCGGTGTTTTACAGCCGTAACGGGCAGTTCAAACTTGATGAAAACCGCAACCTGGTCAATATGCAGGGCTTACAGTTGACGGGCTACCCGGCAGCAGGAACACCGCCAACCATTCAGCAGGGGGCGAATCCGACCAATATTTCGATCCCCAATACCCTGATGGCAGCGAAAACCACAACTACGGCGGCGATGCAAATCAACCTTAACTCCAGTGATCCGCTTCCCACCGTTAAAGCGTTCGACGCCAGTAATGCGGACAGCTATAACAAAAAAGGCTCCGTGACTGTTTTCGACAGTCAGGGGAATGCGCATGATATGAGCGTTTACTTTGTGAAGACAAAGGATAATACCTGGCAGGTTTATACCCAGGACAGCAGTGATGCCGCAAGCCAGGCAACTCAGGCGACAACACTGGAATTTAATGCCAATGGCATGTTAGTTAAGGGGGAGACGGCAAATATCACGACTGGCGCCATTAATGGTGCTGTTCCTGCAACATTCTCCCTGAGTTTCCTCAACTCCATGCAGCAAAACACCGGTGCTAACAACATTGTGGCAACTACCCAGAATGGCTACAAACCGGGCGATCTGGTGAGTTACCAAATCAATGATGATGGCACTGTGGTAGGCAACTATTCCAACGAACAAACCCAACTGCTGGGGCAGATTGTACTGGCGAACTTCGCCAACAATGAAGGCCTGGCATCAGAAGGCGACAACGTCTGGTCTGCAACGCAAGCCTCTGGTGTAGCATTGTTGGGAACTGCCGGAACTGGCAATTTTGGCACGCTGACCAATGGCGCGCTGGAAGCGTCTAACGTCGATCTCAGTAAAGAGCTGGTCAATATGATCGTTGCACAACGTAACTATCAGTCTAACGCCCAGACCATCAAAACGCAGGACCAGATCCTTAACACACTGGTTAACTTACGCTAA
- the flgI gene encoding flagellar basal body P-ring protein FlgI, which yields MIKFLSTFMLLLVTTVVQAERIRDLTSVQGVRQNSLIGYGLVVGLDGTGDQTTQTPFTTQTLNNMLSQLGITVPAGTNMQLKNVAAVMVTASLPPFARQGQTIDVVVSSMGNAKSLRGGTLLMTPLKGVDSQVYALAQGNILVGGAGASAGGSSVQVNQLNGGRITNGAIIERELPSQFGAGNTLNLQLNDEDFAMAQQIADTINRARGYGSATALDSRTIQVNVPSGNSSQVRFLADIQNMQVNVTPQDAKVVINSRTGSVVMNREVTLDSCAVAQGNLSVTVNRQANVSQPDTPFGGGQTVVTPQTQIDLRQSGGSLQSVRSSANLNNVVRALNALGATPMDLMSILQSMQSAGCLRAKLEII from the coding sequence GTGATTAAATTTCTCTCTACATTTATGTTGTTGCTGGTAACGACTGTGGTCCAGGCTGAGCGCATTCGTGATCTCACCAGCGTTCAGGGTGTGCGGCAAAACTCGCTGATTGGTTATGGTCTGGTGGTCGGGCTGGACGGTACAGGTGACCAGACGACCCAAACGCCGTTTACTACACAAACGCTTAATAACATGCTCTCGCAGCTGGGCATTACTGTTCCTGCTGGCACCAATATGCAACTCAAAAATGTTGCGGCGGTAATGGTGACAGCGTCACTTCCACCATTTGCACGTCAGGGGCAGACTATCGATGTCGTGGTCTCCTCGATGGGTAACGCTAAAAGTCTGCGTGGTGGTACGCTGTTGATGACACCGCTTAAGGGCGTCGACAGTCAGGTGTACGCACTGGCCCAGGGCAATATCCTGGTGGGCGGTGCAGGTGCGTCGGCGGGGGGGAGTAGTGTCCAGGTTAACCAACTGAACGGTGGGCGGATCACCAACGGCGCAATAATAGAGCGCGAATTGCCCAGCCAGTTTGGCGCGGGCAATACCCTCAATTTGCAACTCAATGATGAAGATTTCGCCATGGCGCAGCAAATTGCGGACACCATCAACCGTGCGCGTGGATATGGCAGCGCCACGGCATTAGATTCGCGGACTATTCAAGTAAATGTGCCGAGTGGCAATAGTTCCCAGGTACGTTTCCTTGCCGACATCCAGAATATGCAGGTCAATGTCACTCCGCAGGACGCTAAAGTCGTTATTAACTCGCGCACCGGTTCGGTGGTGATGAATCGCGAAGTGACTCTGGACAGTTGCGCGGTGGCCCAGGGTAATCTCTCAGTTACAGTCAATCGTCAGGCCAATGTCAGCCAGCCAGATACACCATTTGGTGGTGGGCAGACTGTGGTTACGCCACAAACGCAGATCGATTTACGCCAGAGCGGCGGTTCGCTGCAAAGTGTGCGCTCCAGCGCCAATCTTAACAATGTCGTCCGTGCGCTTAATGCGTTAGGCGCTACGCCAATGGATTTAATGTCTATTCTGCAATCGATGCAAAGTGCAGGATGTCTGCGGGCAAAACTGGAAATCATCTGA
- the flgH gene encoding flagellar basal body L-ring protein FlgH, whose product MHKNAAHTYVIASLLVFSLTGCAWIPSTPLVQGATTAQPVPGPTPVANGSIFQSAQPINYGYQPLFEDRRPRNIGDTLTIVLQENVSASKSSSANASRDGKTNFGFDTVPRYLQGLFGNARADVDASGGNSFNGKGGANASNTFSGTLTVTVDQVLVNGNLHVVGEKQIAINQGTEFIRFSGVVNPRTISGSNTVPSTQVADARIEYVGNGYINEAQNMGWLQRFFLNLSPM is encoded by the coding sequence ATGCATAAAAACGCTGCGCATACATACGTTATTGCCAGTCTGTTGGTGTTTTCACTAACTGGCTGTGCCTGGATCCCGTCTACACCGCTGGTACAGGGGGCGACCACTGCACAGCCTGTCCCTGGCCCAACACCTGTTGCCAACGGTTCTATTTTCCAGTCTGCCCAGCCAATTAACTATGGCTATCAGCCGCTGTTTGAAGATCGCCGACCACGCAATATTGGCGACACACTGACCATCGTGTTGCAGGAAAACGTCAGTGCCAGCAAGAGCTCATCCGCCAATGCCAGCCGTGATGGGAAAACGAATTTCGGCTTTGATACCGTGCCGCGCTATTTGCAGGGGCTGTTTGGTAACGCTCGTGCCGATGTCGATGCTTCTGGCGGTAATAGCTTCAACGGCAAAGGTGGGGCTAATGCCAGCAATACCTTTAGTGGCACGTTGACCGTTACGGTCGACCAGGTGCTGGTCAACGGCAACCTGCATGTGGTGGGCGAAAAACAGATCGCTATAAATCAAGGTACTGAATTTATACGCTTCTCTGGCGTCGTCAATCCACGCACCATCAGCGGCAGTAACACCGTACCGTCTACTCAGGTGGCGGATGCACGCATTGAGTATGTTGGAAATGGCTACATAAACGAAGCGCAAAATATGGGCTGGTTGCAGCGTTTCTTCCTTAACCTGTCGCCAATGTAA
- the flgA gene encoding flagellar basal body P-ring formation chaperone FlgA, whose amino-acid sequence MRRFCPPVAAIVLLLSTYCHAQDLNLQLNNWFAARLAGLSDNVVVTLRTPPERQPKCDNPALSMSNNSRLWGNINVLAQCGNIRYYLQVNVQASGNYVVAAAPITRGGVVNASNVTLKRGRLDQLPPRTVLEVAQVQDAISLRDIAPGQPVQLNMLRQAWRIKAGQRVQVIAQGDGFNVNAEGQALNNAAVAQTARVRMLSGQVVSGIVGADGNILINL is encoded by the coding sequence ATGCGAAGGTTTTGTCCGCCTGTGGCGGCGATAGTGCTATTGCTAAGCACTTACTGTCATGCTCAGGATCTCAACTTGCAGTTGAATAACTGGTTTGCGGCGCGCCTAGCCGGCTTAAGTGATAATGTGGTTGTTACGCTTCGCACTCCTCCAGAAAGACAACCCAAGTGTGATAATCCAGCATTGAGCATGAGTAATAATTCCCGGTTGTGGGGGAATATCAATGTATTAGCTCAATGCGGTAATATCCGGTACTACCTGCAAGTCAATGTTCAGGCCAGTGGGAATTATGTTGTTGCCGCTGCACCTATTACACGTGGCGGAGTGGTGAATGCCAGTAATGTGACGTTGAAACGAGGCCGTCTTGATCAACTTCCTCCCCGTACTGTTCTGGAAGTTGCACAAGTGCAAGATGCAATTAGTCTGCGTGATATTGCCCCAGGACAGCCCGTTCAACTAAATATGTTGCGTCAGGCATGGCGCATTAAAGCAGGCCAGCGCGTACAAGTAATAGCGCAAGGCGACGGCTTTAATGTAAATGCCGAAGGACAAGCGCTAAACAATGCAGCTGTGGCACAAACGGCCAGAGTAAGAATGTTGTCAGGGCAAGTGGTTAGCGGCATTGTGGGCGCTGATGGGAATATTCTTATAAACCTGTAA
- the flgG gene encoding flagellar basal-body rod protein FlgG has protein sequence MISSLWIAKTGLDAQQTNMDVIANNLANVSTNGFKRQRAVFEDLLYQTIRQPGAQSSEQTTLPSGLQIGTGVRPVATERLHSQGNLSQTNNSKDVAIKGQGFFQVMLPDGSSAYTRDGSFQVDQNGQLVTAGGFQVQPAITIPANALSITIGRDGVVSVTQQGQAAPVQVGQLNLTTFMNDTGLESIGENLYVETQSSGAPNESTPGLNGAGLLYQGYVETSNVNVAEELVNMIQVQRAYEINSKAVSTTDQMLQKLTQL, from the coding sequence ATGATCAGTTCATTATGGATCGCCAAAACGGGCCTTGATGCCCAGCAAACCAATATGGACGTCATTGCCAATAACCTGGCAAACGTCAGTACCAACGGTTTTAAACGCCAGCGAGCAGTATTTGAAGATCTGCTTTATCAAACCATTCGCCAGCCGGGCGCGCAGTCTTCCGAACAAACAACTTTACCTTCCGGGTTACAAATCGGCACCGGTGTGCGTCCGGTTGCTACTGAGCGCTTACACAGTCAGGGCAATCTGTCGCAGACCAACAACAGCAAAGATGTGGCGATTAAAGGACAGGGCTTTTTCCAGGTGATGTTGCCAGATGGTTCATCCGCCTATACCCGTGACGGTTCTTTCCAGGTGGATCAGAACGGGCAACTGGTGACGGCTGGTGGTTTTCAGGTGCAGCCAGCGATCACCATTCCGGCGAATGCGTTAAGTATTACCATTGGTCGTGATGGCGTGGTCAGCGTAACCCAGCAAGGCCAGGCAGCTCCGGTACAGGTTGGGCAGCTCAATCTCACGACCTTTATGAACGATACCGGACTGGAGAGTATTGGGGAAAACTTATACGTCGAAACCCAATCCTCCGGCGCGCCCAATGAAAGCACGCCGGGTCTGAACGGCGCGGGTCTGCTGTATCAAGGGTATGTTGAAACGTCTAACGTCAACGTGGCGGAAGAACTGGTCAACATGATTCAGGTGCAGCGTGCTTACGAAATTAACAGTAAAGCGGTGTCTACCACCGACCAGATGCTGCAAAAACTGACGCAACTCTAA